In Glycine soja cultivar W05 chromosome 10, ASM419377v2, whole genome shotgun sequence, the genomic stretch aatattaaaatatatttaaaagttataacattatcaaattttaagtattaaataaaCTAACAAGTCTCCTCTAATATATGGTAGTATCATATCTGGTAAGCAAAAGATAAGAGATAAAACTTCCCATTCTACGACAAacatagaataaataaaaaagcaatCTTTCAAAAACCAGAGTGCACCAATTAGTCTACATGTTCAACCATGAACAAGAATCGGCCAGTTTGATCAATCCATATAAACCATTAATTTAAAACTGGCTTTAGAACCATTTAACCACACAAACCGGTCCATTTGTCCATGAAACAGTTCAATTCAATGTCttaacattgaaaaatgcttgaaGGTGGCTGCGCAGGATAACTTGTCTTTTCGAGTTTTCTGATATGTGGCATGGCAAGCCATCCCACCACTAGTCTAGCAGCACACATGTTGTCAATACatgctttatttttatatataaaataaaagtttcatttcatttacacACATACCAGTTCAACCACAGTTAAATTCATTAAACCAAGAATTGGTTTGGTTTTGCAGTGGACTATTAGTTTAGGATTCGGTTCCAAAttcaatccaaaaaaataattgagaaatGTGATAAGGCAGGGGTTAAGattaacaaaaaacaaaaagttaccTGCACAAAAACAGTGCCATCAGTGTAAGCATGGGGATTAATAGCCCGTGTGGTTCGCTGGCCACAGATGGTACAGGTGAAAGCCACCAGCATCCTTCTCCTAGGGGATTTTGTGAAGAGAGACCAAGGGAAAGTGGAGATGTTCCCCGTCCCCGATTCGCTATCCCTACCAACTGCAGGAACAGAGGGGCCTTCCATCCCTGAACCCGTGGTCCATCCTCTGCCCGTCGCAGCACTCAGCACCAGCCCCATCGCAGCATCCTGACCCCACAATTTCTAATCACAATTAAATAACTTTCATGACCAAAAACACAACCTTTTCCCTCTATTACATCTGATGCAAGGCACCGATGCATTCGAGTTCAGATTTTGGGAAAGGAATAACACAATTGAATATTTTCatgacaacaattttttttcaaccatTTAACGACAAGTAATTGACCCTTTGAAATTTCAGCTATGTTAGAGATGGAAAATGCATCGAAGCATAAATTTGGAAAAGGAATAACAcaattgaattattattattattattattattattattattattattgttattgttgttgttttcttttttatcaaaaaaacctagaaaaacaagaacaatttttttgtaTCCATTACAAGAAATGCAAATTACCCTTTTAAATTTGGGATGAGTTAGTTGCATGAATGAATTGAAGTTGAAATTTTGGGAAAGGAAAACGACGTACTTTGGAAAGAGGGGAAAGAGAGAGGCAGCGATCACTAAGAATTGGAAgcttgtttttttctttggagTCTGAATCGAAAGCATCATcacctgaaaaaagaaaatcagaaaACTGAAGAAATCTGATGcagaaaggaaaagggaaagtgAATAGAATACAGACGCTTGGAGGAGGGTAAACGAAATTGGAGAGTCTTGGGAGGATAAAGGGAAGTTCTTCTTGAAGGGAAaatggaaaagggagaagaagaagatggaaGAGTTGCAGAAGAAGATGTGGCCAACGTTTCCATCATCGATCAAACTGTGTGTTCTTCTCAGACCGAACAAACTACAATCCCATTTCCTCAgctctttattattttattttataataccaCAAATATCGTAACAGTAACaccacaaaatatataaaataatagaatatcAGATGAGGCCAGGAGGTGGAGTCACAATTCAAGAAGATTATTTATTGTGCATAGATATATATTGTGTTTTCTAAAAACTTCTTTACATAATTCaataggttttaaaaaaatcttttatcagCTTTTTACAAAAGTTTTAGTCGATGAAAACTGTGTTTAAAGGAAtgacctttaaaaaaaatcaaaatttaacctCTCTTTTGTGATATTTATctctctaatattttttaaattttagttcctttaatattttgttttttttttcatttttaaaacctATAAGCACATGTAAGTTTGTGCTCATGGGAATCAAAATTagcaaaaaatacaaatttatataaattaaaaataaataaaatatcagaaaagaataaaaaatatatatatatttaagtctttttaaattacttgta encodes the following:
- the LOC114371901 gene encoding DNL-type zinc finger protein-like isoform X3 — encoded protein: MMETLATSSSATLPSSSSPFSIFPSRRTSLYPPKTLQFRLPSSKHSKEKNKLPILSDRCLSLSPLSKKLWGQDAAMGLVLSAATGRGWTTGSGMEGPSVPAVGRDSESGTGNISTFPWSLFTKSPRRRMLVAFTCTICGQRTTRAINPHAYTDGTVFVQCCGCNAYHKLVDHLNLFQETNCYLNSSFNYKGEGWDDLKFRYMDDNDDDDDIFPLA
- the LOC114371901 gene encoding uncharacterized protein LOC114371901 isoform X1; the protein is MMETLATSSSATLPSSSSPFSIFPSRRTSLYPPKTLQFRLPSSKRDDAFDSDSKEKNKLPILSDRCLSLSPLSKKLWGQDAAMGLVLSAATGRGWTTGSGMEGPSVPAVGRDSESGTGNISTFPWSLFTKSPRRRMLVAFTCTICGQRTTRAINPHAYTDGTVFVQCCGCNAYHKLVDHLNLFQETNCYLNSSFNYKGEGWDDLKFRYMDDNDDDDDIFPLA
- the LOC114371901 gene encoding uncharacterized protein LOC114371901 isoform X4 — its product is MMETLATSSSATLPSSSSPFSIFPSRRTSLYPPKTLQFRLPSSKHSKEKNKLPILSDRCLSLSPLSKDAAMGLVLSAATGRGWTTGSGMEGPSVPAVGRDSESGTGNISTFPWSLFTKSPRRRMLVAFTCTICGQRTTRAINPHAYTDGTVFVQCCGCNAYHKLVDHLNLFQETNCYLNSSFNYKGEGWDDLKFRYMDDNDDDDDIFPLA
- the LOC114371901 gene encoding uncharacterized protein LOC114371901 isoform X2 gives rise to the protein MMETLATSSSATLPSSSSPFSIFPSRRTSLYPPKTLQFRLPSSKRDDAFDSDSKEKNKLPILSDRCLSLSPLSKDAAMGLVLSAATGRGWTTGSGMEGPSVPAVGRDSESGTGNISTFPWSLFTKSPRRRMLVAFTCTICGQRTTRAINPHAYTDGTVFVQCCGCNAYHKLVDHLNLFQETNCYLNSSFNYKGEGWDDLKFRYMDDNDDDDDIFPLA